A DNA window from Brassica napus cultivar Da-Ae chromosome C1, Da-Ae, whole genome shotgun sequence contains the following coding sequences:
- the LOC106432488 gene encoding 1-aminocyclopropane-1-carboxylate synthase 8 → MGLLSRKVTCNAHGQDSSYFLGWEEYEKNPYDDIKNPDGIIQMGLAENQLSFDLIEAWLAKNPEAANFEREGQSIFRELALFQDYHGLPSFKKAMADFMSENRGNRVSFDPKKLVLTAGATSANETLMFCLADPGDAFLLPTPYYPGFDRDLKWRTGAEIVPIQCTSANGFRITKSALEEAYEQAQKLNLKVKGVLITNPSNPLGTTTTRTELNHLLDFVSRKNIHLISDEIYSGTVFTSPGFISVMEVLKEKKLENTDVSKRVHIVYSLSKDLGLPGFRVGVIYSNDDIVVDAATKMSSFGLISSQTQYLLSALLSDKNFTKNYLRENQIRLKKRHMKLVSGLEAAGIECLKSNAGLFCWVDMRHLLSSNTFEAEIELWKKIVYEVKLNISPGSSCHCNEPGWFRVCFANMSEETLKVAMNRLKMFVDGPSSSTRSQSEHQRLKRLRKMKVSNWVFRLSFQDREPEER, encoded by the exons ATGGGTCTATTGTCAAGAAAAGTTACTTGCAACGCTCATGGCCAAGATTCTTCGTACTTTTTGGGTTGGGAGGAATACGAGAAGAACCCTTACGATGACATCAAGAACCCAGACGGCATTATCCAGATGGGTCTCGCAGAAAATCag TTATCTTTCGATCTTATTGAAGCATGGCTTGCCAAGAACCCGGAAGCGGCAAACTTCGAAAGAGAAGGCCAATCTATTTTCCGGGAACTAGCTCTTTTCCAAGACTATCATGGCCTGCCTTCCTTCAAGAAg GCCATGGCGGATTTCATGTCGGAAAATAGAGGAAACCGAGTTTCTTTTGATCCGAAAAAGCTTGTCCTAACCGCGGGTGCTACTTCGGCTAATGAAACTCTGATGTTCTGTCTCGCGGATCCTGGAGACGCTTTCTTGCTTCCTACTCCATATTATCCAGG ATTTGATAGGGATTTGAAATGGAGAACCGGAGCTGAGATCGTACCGATCCAGTGCACGAGTGCAAACGGATTCCGCATCACTAAATCCGCACTCGAAGAAGCCTACGAGCAAGCTCAAAAGCTTAACCTAAAAGTTAAAGGAGTCCTTATAACCAACCCATCTAACCCGTTGGGTACTACGACAACACGAACCGAACTAAACCATCTCTTAGACTTCGTGTCACGTAAGAATATACATTTGATAAGCGACGAGATCTACTCGGGTACCGTTTTCACTTCTCCTGGATTCATCAGCGTCATGGAAGTCCTCAAAGAGAAAAAGCTCGAAAACACCGATGTTTCTAAACGTGTCCACATCGTTTACAGTTTGTCTAAAGATCTAGGCCTGCCTGGTTTTCGCGTTGGAGTTATTTACTCTAACGATGATATTGTTGTCGATGCAGCGACAAAAATGTCCAGTTTCGGTCTAATCTCTTCTCAAACGCAATACCTCTTATCAGCATTGTTATCCGACAAAAACTTCACCAAGAACTACCTCAGAGAGAACCAAATTCGACTCAAAAAGCGGCACATGAAGCTCGTGTCGGGTCTAGAGGCTGCGGGCATCGAGTGTCTCAAGAGCAACGCCGGACTCTTTTGTTGGGTCGACATGAGACACCTGCTGAGTTCTAACACGTTTGAGGCCGAGATTGAGCTATGGAAAAAGATCGTTTACGAGGTTAAGCTTAACATCTCTCCCGGTTCTTCATGCCATTGCAACGAACCGggttggtttagggtttgtttcGCGAATATGAGCGAGGAAACACTAAAGGTTGCGATGAATAGATTGAAGATGTTCGTTGATGGACCGTCATCTAGTACAAGAAGTCAAAGTGAACATCAAAGACTGAAGAGGTTAAGGAAGATGAAAGTCTCTAACTGGGTTTTCCGGCTATCGTTTCAGGATCGAGAGCCCGAGGAACGGTAG
- the LOC106426789 gene encoding transcription factor MYB87, producing MGRAPCCDKTVVKKGPWSPEEDAMLKSYIEKHGTGNNWIALPHKIGIKRCGKSCRLRWLNYLRPNIKHGSFTDEEDYIICSLYITIGSRWSIIASQLPGRTDNDIKNYWNTRLKKKLLSKQGKAIHQQLSLRLEPETTSKRSSFSQNQILMFHDENAKPPLHQTLHNQMVDPSITSFAMEEKRMVPVLESFSWEQNKVWLDIDHDAASSSYHHHASPHLNSMTTSSSSICTNSPLQMSHYTINDNDHGDQEMFFMAGLENLQDELFDEIINNNTTEFEFRGTETLNNNCLGHEINSFIDCPLKDN from the exons atgggAAGAGCACCGTGCTGTGATAAGACGGTGGTGAAGAAAGGGCCATGGTCACCGGAGGAAGACGCCATGCTTAAATCCTACATTGAAAAACATGGCACCGGCAACAATTGGATTGCCCTCCCTCACAAAATCG GGATCAAGAGATGTGGGAAGAGTTGTCGTTTGAGATGGCTTAATTACTTGAGGCCTAACATAAAGCATGGAAGCTTCACTGATGAAGAAGATTACATCATTTGCAGCCTATACATTACAATTGGAAGCag GTGGTCTATCATTGCTTCACAATTACCAGGAAGAACAGACAATGATATCAAAAACTATTGGAACACAAGGCTTAAAAAGAAGCTATTAAGCAAGCAAGGGAAGGCAATTCATCAACAACTTAGTCTCAGACTCGAGCCGGAAACAACATCGAAAAGATCATCATTTAGTCAAAACCAGATCCTAATGTTTCATGATGAGAACGCGAAACCGCCGTTGCACCAAACCTTACACAACCAAATGGTGGATCCATCAATAACATCCTTCGCCATGGAAGAAAAAAGAATGGTTCCGGTATTGGAATCATTTTCTTGGGAACAAAACAAGGTTTGGCTTGATATTGATCATGATGCAGCTTCGTCTTCTTATCATCATCACGCATCCCCACACTTGAACTCCATGACCACTAGTAGTAGTAGCATTTGTACTAATTCACCTCTACAAATGTCTCACTACACAATAAATGACAATGATCATGGTGATCAAGAGATGTTCTTCATGGCCGGGTTGGAGAATCTTCAAGACGAGCTATTCGATGAGATAATCAATAACAACACGACAGAATTCGAGTTTCGTGGAACGGAGACGCTAAACAATAACTGCTTGGGTCATGAAATCAACTCCTTCATTGATTGTCCTCTAAAAGATAATTAG